The DNA sequence GAACCATGCGGCCGAGCTGGAGAATGATCTTTTCATCAGGATCCAGGCCCAGCTTAAGCTTGCAGGCTTTTTTATTCATGGGATGGAACTCAGAAGGGTCGAAACCGCAGGGGATCACCTTTATTTTTTCTTCATCGGCGTAATAGAGGATCATCAGGTCTTCCTTATCCTGCGGGCATTCGGCGATAATGCCGTCCGCTTCCCTGACGATCTCCTCTTCCACGGCAAAACGCGAATCCGGAAATCCGTCCGCTGAACCCTGGAACATCCGCCTTACTTTGCCTAATGCGTGGAAAGTAATGATGAAGGGGAGGCTCAGCAATTGTTTCAAACGGAGCGCCACATAACCTGACATCCAGAAATGCACATGTGCCAGGTCATACTGCAGTCCTTCCGCTTTAATAGCGGATACCATGTTCGCGGCGAAGCCCTCCATTAATTCAAACAGGTTTTCCTTGGGAATAAATCTTCTGGGACCCGCGGGAACATGGATGACCCGTACTCCCGGAAGGTAACGGACGATCCGCTCTTTGGCGGGATCGTCCCAGCGGGTATAAATATCCACCTCGTAGCCCATCTTGCTGAGATGCCGGGCTACCCTGTCCACGTATATATTTTGACCACCGCTGTCAATACCTCCCAGCAATGCCAGGGGTGAGGCGTGTTCACTGATGAACGCTATTTTCCTTTTCATGATAAATCTTTTTTTGTAATAAACTCATCCAGTCACCGGCGAAACGTTCTATGCCGAATTTCTTCATAGCCAGCTTGCGGGCTTCCGCGCCCATGGCAGCGGCCCTCTCCCGGTCGTTCAGCAGCAGCCTCATCTTTTCGGCCAGGTACTCAATATCTGTGTGGATATATCCTGATACCTCGTTCTCAATGGTTACGGC is a window from the Anseongella ginsenosidimutans genome containing:
- a CDS encoding glycosyltransferase family 4 protein — protein: MKRKIAFISEHASPLALLGGIDSGGQNIYVDRVARHLSKMGYEVDIYTRWDDPAKERIVRYLPGVRVIHVPAGPRRFIPKENLFELMEGFAANMVSAIKAEGLQYDLAHVHFWMSGYVALRLKQLLSLPFIITFHALGKVRRMFQGSADGFPDSRFAVEEEIVREADGIIAECPQDKEDLMILYYADEEKIKVIPCGFDPSEFHPMNKKACKLKLGLDPDEKIILQLGRMVPRKGVENVIRSLGMLLRKREIKVRLLVVGGESYTPDPVTTPEIGRLQQIAEAENVMGNVTFTGRRDRKHLKYFYNAADIFVSTPWYEPFGITPLEAMACGVPVIGANVGGIKYSVSHTRTGFLVPAHEPEILCQRMLEILSSEELAKELGYGGITRVNNSFTWEIVTKSVSRFYQEIAGETNRQKLPQKEADPINVADELIL